The DNA segment TTTATGCAGGGGATCAGATTTGCCTCAAAGGCATTCACCTCGAGGTCCACATCAACTTCGGACATCGAGTTCCGACTCGGATCCATTGCATCACCGGCCAATTGCAGACCGCAGTCCAAAGCTAGGAGACCGGCGTTCGCCAAGAGGTGCTCAGTCTGAGGCACTGAATCAGAAGAAGCTAGGAACACGCATTGCGGATTTGGAATCGCAGCTAGGTCAAGCACAAGAAGAGTTGAAGATGTTGAAGGACCAGCTTGCTTTGGCAGAAGCTGCGAAAAGAGAAGCTCAAGATGAACTAGTCAAGAAAGCCGAGAAATTAGAAGTGCCGGCCGTGGCAGAGAAGTTCCAAGAAAAATGCACATCAAAGAATCCTCTTCAagaatctaacaacaaaacTGAAGCAACTAAGCTTCAGGATGGTGTTATACCAGATGAAAATCAAGAAGAGACTGACGTTTTCGAAGTCCTCATCGAAAAGGTAGCAATTGAAGTTGCCAAACCTGATCAAGTGCAAGTAGAAAAGGAAACTAAATCACTTGAACAGGACTTAACTGCACCCGAAATTTCGGAGCTGAACAAGCCTTCAGTGGATGAACTGATGAAACTAAAAGATGATGAgatagcattgctaaagtccaGTTTGGAGGAGAAAGTGAAGCAATTGGAGACAGTGAATAGTGAGAATGAGAATTTAAAAAACCAATTGAACGAAACGGATTCAAAACTTTCGGCTGCTGCAACaaaggaagaagaaatgaagctTCAGCTGAACAAATTGGGAGAAGAATTGGAGGCTGGAAAGTCCAATGCAGACAAGCTGAATGAGAAGTTGACAACTACAGAAGCCGAGAAGGAGGTGTTGGAATCAGAGATGAAGAAGCTGAGGGTGCAAACAGAACAGTGGAGAAAAGCTGCGGATGCGGCAGCTGCAGTGCTTGCAGGCGGCATGGATATAAATGGCAGGATCCCTGAGAGGTGTGGCTCCATGGACAAGCACTTTGGTGGCAATTTTGAGACACCAGCCGGAAGGTACAATGGATATGTTGGTTCTCCAGGTATGGCTGATGAATTGGATGATGGTTTTGGAAGTGTAAAGAGGAAGGGTTCTGGGATCAGAATGTTTGGAGACTTATGGAAGAAAAAGGGCCAAAAGTGAAGTAGTGTTACTCTAAAGGCAGAAGCTGCAAAAACAGTTGCTTACTGTTTTGTGCATATATTTCTGGTATCTTGTTTATTTGTGGAATTATTAAGGGATGAGACTATTGCATAAGGGTATGCAAGCAGTTATTTAGTTATGTGAACTTCTGAGATGGGTTAGATATTTTCCTTGTTTTGTAAGCAGATTCTCTAATCTGCACTACTGCTAGTAGGTAGTATCTTGTATAACATTCAACCGTTTTCAGTTCTCACTTCAGTGTGATTCTTCTGAAGTCTCAACCTTCCAGTGTAATGTTTGGCACTAATCAAGTTTGTATTGAGGAAAACTGAGTTTGGATATCATTAAAATGGATGATGCCCCAACTTAACAATTTATATTTTGGTTGGAAAAACTACAGGAGAAAACCAATACAGCCCACTATATGTCAACTAATTCCTATTGAAGTTTTCATTTAACTCTTAAACCTACATTCATAGATCATTTCCATCCAGATAATAAACATCCATAAAATGAAATTCATAATAAGCTTCTATAGGCCATTTTCATACTAAAAAACGTCATGCTCATTTTTTTTCCTCCCCCTTTTTTTTCCTCCTACATTTTACCAAGCAATAACATTTTGGCAAAAGCTTTAAAAGCTAAAACCATGTATTTCTATTCCACAACAAAAATGcatgttgcatttgcatattgcaCACCCATTCCCATCACATATTCAATTTACAATATTATGGGAGCAATCTTAAAATGAAATAGAGCAGGAATATTAATAACTACTGATCCGAATCATCACCATCACTTCCATAGCTTTGACACAAGGATTGTAGTCCCCCAGTAGAATTTGCATTGCTATCCACAGTTTTCTTTTGCTCTGGTTCTGCGGCACCTTTTGGATCTGAAGCCACTGGTTTCTTAATAACAGAAATCCTCACCAAAGGATTAGGCTTTGCACTGCCACCATGGGAATTTCCTGCAAATAACCAACAGATTGCAAAATTGTGTAAGATTTCCATGTTGATAGTGTTATCAAACGTGTCTCGGAAAAGTATATCACACATATATAGAGCATGCTTTGATAATGATACATATTCAATAGTTGGGACATACCTTGTTTGCCAGATTCATCCAAACTGACTTTTGTTAGCGCGTCGGTTGCTTTGCCGGGAGGTTCTTTGGAAGGCTTTTGTCTCTGTAGACAGGCACATCAAACATTAGCTATATTAATCCCATAATTAcatctcatttttctttctttctttttttttttttgataaaagaaaattttatcaaGATGAAGAAAATGATATTACAAGATTCGGGGATAAGAGTTTCCCCATACAAAATTTCAACATCTTAAACCACAGATTTACCAAGACATTTGATAGTTCCCTTCCAAATTTCAAGTTTCAAAGGCCAGGAAAAAAATGGACAGTTCTCTTTAAGCTTTCACTAGCAAACAAAGGAGTATGTCATTAGTTCATTCAATTCAACTTGGTCCCCAATTCTAAATCAATTCAAGCAAAAGGAGCTCATGCTAGCCACGGATTACTCTTCCCTTTCGCTCATAAAATTTTTGTTCTGTAAGGAAAATGTTTTGCACTTCTGCCATCCATAAATTTTAGGTTTGAAAAACAGTAAAACAAAGGAACGATAGCAGTAGAGTGCCCAGTGAATGTGGGATATAAGACTTAAGTTCAAAGTGCATTTCTGAACCTTCAGGTCGATTTCAAGTCTGACATGAGATGCTGAAGAGTGATTAAGCTATACTTTACTAGGtccacaaaacataaataaaactcCATCACTACAGATATGTTACTAGACATACCTTTGGACTAGAACTGGAAGTTCCAACATGCCCATTTGAAAGCTGAGccacctcttcttcctcttcaatatcTTCATCACGAACTCTTCTAACATAATCATTTGAATTCTGTTGAGGATAGTACAAGGCAAACAATATGGATTAGTTTCAAACAACAGGGATGCAAACTTGAAGTGTAGCATAGCAGTACTTACATGGAAGACAACTGATTTTATTAatgcttcatcttcttcttccagtCTTTTTTCCTAAGAACATAAAATAGTAACAGTCAACTTGAAGTCCCAACTATAAATTAAAAGGATAACATTAGACAATCAGAATTAGAATGCttaaaaattacacaaccagGATTAGACAATAATATTAGACAATCAGGATTTCCATCAATACTAAATTTCAGGATTGGCAATTCATTGGAATTTGTAGCCAAGTTCCCATCAAGTAAGCAGGTATTGTGCTCCAAAAACACTAACAATTTCAGACTGATTTTGTGATCATTCAGAAGAATATGAGAATAAGCATAGTTAAACAAGCATTCAGAAGGACTTTAGATTTCCTTACTGACATGGTACTTTTCAAATAGGTTCATGCCTAGGCATAACTTTCTTCCATTCCAT comes from the Arachis duranensis cultivar V14167 chromosome 7, aradu.V14167.gnm2.J7QH, whole genome shotgun sequence genome and includes:
- the LOC107459830 gene encoding interactor of constitutive active ROPs 4, with translation MPRSRGSDLPQRHSPRGPHQLRTSSSDSDPLHHRPIADRSPKLGDRRSPRGAQSEALNQKKLGTRIADLESQLGQAQEELKMLKDQLALAEAAKREAQDELVKKAEKLEVPAVAEKFQEKCTSKNPLQESNNKTEATKLQDGVIPDENQEETDVFEVLIEKVAIEVAKPDQVQVEKETKSLEQDLTAPEISELNKPSVDELMKLKDDEIALLKSSLEEKVKQLETVNSENENLKNQLNETDSKLSAAATKEEEMKLQLNKLGEELEAGKSNADKLNEKLTTTEAEKEVLESEMKKLRVQTEQWRKAADAAAAVLAGGMDINGRIPERCGSMDKHFGGNFETPAGRYNGYVGSPGMADELDDGFGSVKRKGSGIRMFGDLWKKKGQK